Part of the Pseudomonas abietaniphila genome is shown below.
GCGTGGTCTGGACCTGTCCAACCCGGATGACGAGAGCATCCGTCCGATGCGTGAAGGCATCGAGCTGACCCTCAAGATGTTTGCGGACACCCTCAAGCGTTATCACCTGGAAGCCATCGACCCGCACGGTCAGCCGTTCAACGCCGAGCATCACCAGGCAATGGCGATGCAGGAAAGTGCTGACGTCGAGCCGAACAGTGTGCTGAAGGTGTTCCAGAAGGGTTATCAGCTGAACGGCCGTCTACTGCGCCCGGCCATGGTCGTGGTCAGTAAGGCGCCGTCGCCTGTTGCACCGTCAATTGACGAGCAGGCTTGAAATCAGCTGAGTGGCCCCCATTTACAGGCCATGCGTTTAAAGAATTACCGCAATTTGTAAACGCAGTTGCGGCAACCTAATTAAAAAGTTTCGGGAGAGTCAAAGATGGGCAAGATTATCGGTATC
Proteins encoded:
- the grpE gene encoding nucleotide exchange factor GrpE: MADEQNPDTQAQDQATGAANSGEDLATRVQVLEEQLAAAQDQSLRVAADLQNVRRRAEQDVEKAHKFALEKFAGDLLPIVDSLERGLDLSNPDDESIRPMREGIELTLKMFADTLKRYHLEAIDPHGQPFNAEHHQAMAMQESADVEPNSVLKVFQKGYQLNGRLLRPAMVVVSKAPSPVAPSIDEQA